The nucleotide window CCTTGGACCATAAACATTAAAGTATCTCAAACCCACACATTCTAAATCATAATTTTCTGTGTATTTTCTTGCTATATTTTCCATTATATACTTTGAAAACGCATATGCATTTTTTGGGTCGCGTTGAGAATTTTCACTCATAGGGATAGTACCCTTTCCATAAACACCAGCACTTGATGCATAAATAACTTTAGCTTGAGAATTTATAGCTAATTCTAATACATTTCTAAAACCTTCAATATTGCTCCTTAGCATCTCTTTATCGTCTGGATATGTTGTATCAGTATTTGAAGCCTCATGAAAAATATAGTCTGGTTCAAAATCTAAATAATGCTCCCAATCAAAATTTTCTCTAGAAATATCACCAACTACAACATCTCCTTCAAAACCTTCAAGATTTTTGTAAACACCTTTTGAAAAATCATCAACAACTGATATATTATCAGCCATTTTTTGAAGTGCAAGAGCTAAATTTGATCCAATAAAGCCAGCACCACCTGTAATTAATATATCCACACATCCCTCCATAAAAAAAGGGAGA belongs to Desulfurella sp. and includes:
- the rfaD gene encoding ADP-glyceromanno-heptose 6-epimerase; its protein translation is MDILITGGAGFIGSNLALALQKMADNISVVDDFSKGVYKNLEGFEGDVVVGDISRENFDWEHYLDFEPDYIFHEASNTDTTYPDDKEMLRSNIEGFRNVLELAINSQAKVIYASSAGVYGKGTIPMSENSQRDPKNAYAFSKYIMENIARKYTENYDLECVGLRYFNVYGPRESFKGKAASMIYQLALQMKEGKRPRIFEFGEQFRDQIYVKDVVEANLQAMEAPSGVYNVGTGKPTTFNKIVEVLNKVLKTNLEPEYIKNPYTQFYQDQTLADMNLSASKMGFVAKYDIESGIEDYMRWLGFA